The window TTAGGTTTTCGATTGCCATCCTGCTCATCATAAGCTTAGTTGGCTGTGGAGTTAATTCAGGTAACAAGAACCCACTGTCCGAGTCAGAGGATCCAAATTATAAAGCCCAGAATTATAAGCAAGATGGGTATTTGGGAACCACGAGTGCCAATCCGAACGACCCGCTCAACCCAACGTATCATCACTACGAGGATGATTCTAATTTAATGAAGGCCGTACTGGCACAGCTGCAAGGTATAGAGAAAAGTAATATATCCATTAATGGACCGACCGCTCGGGTGAAAATAAAACCAAGGCCATCATTAACTGCTTCACAAGTGGAGGAACTCCGCTCACAAGCTCAAATGGCACTGAACACAAATATGCCGCGCTACAAAGTGATCGTAAAAATGGTTCCCTAACAGGTAGATTTTCCCCTCGGTTGCTATTTGCAATTGAATCAGCTATACTATTTTTACCGTGCTAGATGGGGAGGTAGCGGTGCCCTGTAACTCGCAATCCGCTGTAGCGAGGTTGAATTCCTGTTAGCGGTACTGTGATGTGAGGTCTGGCTTTTACACGTGGTGTTGAGAGTCGGGTCCTTCGCAATGAATGCTCATGAACCCGGTCAGGTCTGGAAGGAAGCAGCCGTAAGTGAGAAGTTTCATGTGCCGAGGGGTTGCCTGATTTGAGCCAACGGTAAGAGTTCGCTTGTATCACTTTATCAATAACAGGTGCACGGTTTTAATGATTATATGTGAACTTTCATAATGACACCTAACAAAACGCCAGTAATTATGGCGTTTTTTCTTTTTGTCAAGGGAAGGAAAATTCTTACTCTAGGGAGAATGGTTATAACATGTAGATTCATGTAAACGTTGGCACATTTTGCGATTCAATAGAGAGAAAGTGAAGGTGTTGCTGAAATGTCCATTCATGACCCTCAAGATTACATGGTATCCATCGATGAAATGCGGAAGCTATTCAACCATAGCATACAAACAGGTATGCTCGTTGTGGATGAGGATGGTAAGATCATTTTAGCAACAGATCAAGTTTTGAAATACTCGGGGTATTCAGCAGAGGAAATTACGCATATCTCATTCCCTCAACTTTTTAAAGTGAGGGCATCTTTGCGTGAGCTGTACGAATTTTACTTTAAGAACGATTCCAGTCCAGGGGAATGGCCCCATGGATTCCTCGTAGGCAAGAATGGTGAAACGATGTTTTATCAATTCTCGATGTTGAAGCTTATGCGCGGTGATAAGTTTATGTATCTCTTGACCATGAAGCATCAGGATAGCTCGCAGTTAAGCTTACTGCAGCGGTTTTCGGACGCTTTTTTGAAAGATATTAATTTAGGTGTTTTATTGATTAGTTTGAATTTTACGCTTGTTGACGTCAGTGATCGAGCTTGCCAGATTCTAGGGATGGATCGGGAGCATATCCTTAATAAGTCGTTAGATGAGATCTTTGCTACGATTCCGAGTCAGCATCAGCTTGTCCAACGAACGATTTTGAATGGTGCTGTAGTCCGCAATCATGCGGTTTCATGGACGAATAATCAAGAGCGGTATGAGTTGCTGCTGGATTCAAATGTGCTCAAAGATAATCAAGGTAACATTGTAGGGGCATATGTTATCTTCAAGGATGTCACCAATATGCGCTCGCTGGAAGAAATGGTTCAGAGAAGTGATAGGCTTGCCATGATTGGACAAATTGCAGCGGGCACAGCTCATGAAATTCGGAATCCGCTAACTTCAATTAAAGGATTTCTTCAGGTGCTTCGGCGCACTTTTGAAGTGAAAAGGATGGAGAGAGAGCAGAGTTTCACAGTAGTCATGCTGGAGGAAATCAATCGGATCAACGAGTTGGTAAATGAATTTCTGCTGCTGAGTAAGCCAAAGCATGTTTCTTATGAGAGGATTGATGTGACTGAAGTACTGCGAGGGATTTTGCCTATTATCAATAATGAAGCTATCTTGTATGATGTGAATCTTCAATATGAGGCCTCGTACCATTTGCCGGAAGTGATTGCTGATAAAGAGCTGCTCAAGCAGGTATTCCTAAATGTTTGTAAAAATGGCATCGAGGCTATGTCGGATGGAGGGGTTTTAACGATTTCAGAGAAAGTAGACACGG is drawn from Paenibacillus sp. V4I7 and contains these coding sequences:
- a CDS encoding ATP-binding protein; translated protein: MSIHDPQDYMVSIDEMRKLFNHSIQTGMLVVDEDGKIILATDQVLKYSGYSAEEITHISFPQLFKVRASLRELYEFYFKNDSSPGEWPHGFLVGKNGETMFYQFSMLKLMRGDKFMYLLTMKHQDSSQLSLLQRFSDAFLKDINLGVLLISLNFTLVDVSDRACQILGMDREHILNKSLDEIFATIPSQHQLVQRTILNGAVVRNHAVSWTNNQERYELLLDSNVLKDNQGNIVGAYVIFKDVTNMRSLEEMVQRSDRLAMIGQIAAGTAHEIRNPLTSIKGFLQVLRRTFEVKRMEREQSFTVVMLEEINRINELVNEFLLLSKPKHVSYERIDVTEVLRGILPIINNEAILYDVNLQYEASYHLPEVIADKELLKQVFLNVCKNGIEAMSDGGVLTISEKVDTVERNVCIDIHDTGSGIPLFVIDKIFDPFFTTKDTGTGLGLSVCQRIIHDMGGTIRVSSKGFGTTFTISIPYT